The nucleotide sequence TTGTGCTTATTTTTAAAATTGCTTATACCGTGCCTTAAGAATAATCAGTTGTAAATTAAAGCAGTTGATTGTTtggtaaaatatatttttaaaactgTTGTGAGTATAAAAAGCAGTATAAAAACATTTGGTAAATACTAACGTAAAAGTTTTGTAACTCTATTTAATGACAAAGATAGGCATAATGTGGAAatacttttctttcttcttttttttttaacaaaggaAATATTTTTCTATTAACTTCTTTGTTAAAAAGATGACTCTCAAGTATACTAATCTTTGTTCCTTCAATTATTTTAACATATGCAGTTGCATTGCCAaaagttatttaaaaaaaacaacaaatataaataaataagatattCTTCAATGTCTTCAaacaataatatgattaaataaacatacataaacaaaatTAGGAATGCGTCAAACTTGCAGCAATGTTGTTCCTCAATGTCTCTATTTCTTGTGCTCTAGGTCCTTCGGTAATATGAtgttcttcttattcttcatcCGATCTTAAGCCATCATCCAAGTCATCCTTCATGTTGTCAAAATGAGTATCACATTGGGCATGCCTCCTTATATaattgtgaagcaaaattaaagGGGGTATTCTAGGCCTAGGAAATTTTTCATTAAACCTCTGTGTTTTTTTTGTTCCTtgcataaaaacataaaaataaaaaaaaataaagaacttTAAAAAGCAACTTAATTGATGCTTTTGAAAGCTAGTCTTTTTAGGCCCAAACTTTAAAAATAAGCAGGCCTTTAAATACTTACCAAATAGGTTTTGGTACTTCACTTTAAAGTGAAGTAGTTTTttggtggaaaaaaaaaagcaatcacAAACGGGGTTTAACAGTCTAAGCTAAACCATGTAATCGTCTGGTGAGCTTCTATGTCATGGATTATCCATATCTTTACAATGTCATTATTAGCTGAAACTGGTTGCACAACATGGGAACCACCCCTTCCCCAATCAACCACCAACCACTTCGTTATCCAACTTCTATTAAAATTTACAGAAGGCGCAACAATAGAGAAAATTGGGAAGTTGGAGGATCGAAGCCAAGAAAGGAAGCCCTCACCACTAAGAGACAGGTTCCTCACAGACACCTTCAAATCACTTAAACAATCCATATTCAAACTACACGTAGTTTGATGCCATTCCCAGGATGTGTAGGTCGTCATTCCAGACTCAATCGCAATGCTGCCATATGCGTGAAGACAAGTTCATGGAGTACTTATCTCCTTAATGCCCCACCTCAATCTGGTGATCAAAGATGATCCTTGATGTAATTCTTACGTTATATCATATTTTCTTAAAACTATACTAGTGATTTGATTCTCCTTCCAGGAGATATGAAAGCAATCCTTCTAAGATTCAATCACACACCCTTATCAAACAATCCTACTTTCCTTATCaataaagaaaattcaaagtttgTTTAGTTTACGAACTATGTTATTCGGTGATGCAAGGAACACCCTAACCACTTAAGCACAACATAAATTTGAAACTTTGCACGATCGCAGGTttaaaagttcaaataaaaCTGCCAGATGAGTCTCTTTTAGCCCATTCCATATTATTCTTTTAGCAACTTAAGAGACTTGAGCCGTAATAAGCGCGGTTACGATCGATTGGCAAAGGGCACATGACACCCTGACTGGGAAGTCTAATGCAATGTTTGGCCTGCATAACGTTTATACAATTAGTAAGGTTGTGGGTTATAACATTTAAACCCAAACTCTATGCCATTTGAGGGAATAGTCGAAAGGGTAACCCAAAAATCATTCAAGGGTGACTCTGAAAGCCTACCCCAAATACAACTACTTATATCCCAGACTAACATATTAAGCTAAGTATGTTCTGCAACACCATGTGGTCAGCAGATCTGAAGAGGGCATCCAAACTAGGTAATCCCCACGAGGAATTTTATTCCAACGGAGCTCTGATTCACGAAAATTCTTTGGCCAAGTCAGCCATGGTAGTTTGGTCGAAAACACTTATGTCTGACGCATAGGGTTTGACAAAAGAATTTCAAAGGTACTTTCGACCCACATGCAGACAACCAAGTCCCCAAAAAACTTTCACTTAAGATTCACTAGGGATGCATAGGAAATTCGAACTAAGGAAAAAACCCTCTCTCAGCGTTATGTTGCAATGTGTTAAGACCCTTGAATGGAGGTAAAAGAATACACAAGATAAAGACTAGAGGGCATTCCAAACACAACATAACACTTTATCAACCTTAGTCTAGTCAATGCACCACGGCAAGTGCAAAGAAAAAGATTCTTCATGGGTATATATACAATTAAGTCCTAAACTCTCACTCTTTTAAGAGAAAGAtatttgagttccattggccaAACACACTCCCCCCTCCCCCAACTCCACTGGCACATTGCTTTGGTCTTTTGATCAAATgtgtttaattgttttgtaggtgcaaattCATCAAGACTAAAGATGATGgattattgttattatatatgaTACTTTTCTTTATAGAGTAATATTAGAAAGACCACATTTACATTTATGAGTACACATTGTTTCACCTCTCCCGATTAAAAGTAGGGTCTAATACACGTAGTTCCTTTTTTATTCGAAAAGTGGTTATAATGTGATCTCCCTAACATTCTATTTACTTTAATCATGTTAGTAATATCATTACTATTACAATTATGTTTACCAAATGTCAGACTTGTGCGGTTCGAACAATGCAGTGTACGTTTAGGAATTAATGGCCCTGATCTTGACTCGCCTAATCTTCAATCCATCACCAGCGCCAACATTAATTTGTTTTCCTCGTATTCATTATCATTCTTACCAATGGTGGTTCTTTTATAAATTATCATCAGCTAACAAATATGATCCATATTTATGGTTGACTGAGATTCAATGAAAAATATGATTAAATCCCATAGGAGGCTGATTTTACACCCGTAGCTTGCTAAAATGAGACAGATATGCTATTCCATTAAAAGCAAAGCGTACGAATTTACATTCATGCTTAATATTTCCcttaagagcaattccacccttAAGATTGGATGCCAGCGCCCAGCGCTTTTATCaactcaaatgaacagtaatatttcatatcaattaatattttatcattcaatttctttctCTCCTGCTTCCATTTCATCTCCGGCAGGGCACTTTCTCTCTACCCTctcttttttcccctttttctccatgttttcttcttcaaatgaGCTGATGCACCTGAAATGGACCTCCTCCCCCAAAAATGGGAGCTCGCCGTGGAGGTGGTCCGCACCAACGGATGGGACCTTGTCGGAGCTCCACACAAATGCTTGCAGGCACCTCGTTGTCATCTCCTCACCGGAGCTCGCCATGGAGGTGCTCCACATCAATGCTCCTCGAAAAATGGACCTCATCCTCCTCCGCATGACCCGGCTAGTGTCAGCATGAGTCAGATGTACCGGGCAACACCTCAATCAATTTTGGACTAGGCTAGAGACCAGCTTGGGCTGGATGCCAGTCAATTGGGTCAGGTGGAGGGGTTTCACAGGGTGCTGGGTAGTTTTTCAGCTGGGTGCTGGGCAAAATGCCCTCCACTGGAACTGCTCTAAAGGTATTCATGAAAATGACCTAATTATTTAAGCCAAGAAACGGAAAATATAGCTTTTAGCACGTTCATCAAGATATGTGGAATCCGAATGAGTTGATCGTACAGTAACTAGTGAGCAGTGATCTGAAGAATGACATGCCTCACTCAGCTTTTGCTCCATGCCAACAAGCAATCATGGCAATATCTACATATATTCAGCACACTTGCAGATATAATATAATAAGGATTATGATatttccacatttttttttacttctcacacgttctttttatttttaaccgtCAGATTAGATGAATTGGAAAATATCAACGAACAAGAATTAACAAGAagtgtgtaaaaagtaaaaaaaaaatgtataaataGCATATCTTGTAATAATCTTTCGTTAGATTTGGCAAAGAGAAAGGCCACTGCGGTACGGCTTTGATTCATACCTCTCCCTTGGATTTTCGCATGATTCTTCAGGATCCACTTTCCACAGATGACTCTGACCACCCCAGTAATTACACTCTTCACTTCCAACAAGTAATTTACCAAATTCCCATCCATTGTTAGATTCCGAATCTATCGTTCCCTTTGATTTTTAATCATGTGTTACTATTGTGTGAAGTTCAAAATTATCACTGTTTTAGTGCTAAACTTTATTCGAACAAGTTGATCAATACTAAACCGTAAATAAAACGTTTATGTTTAAACACATCTGGAACTTGCTCTCCGATGAAGACAATATTAGGTCTATCTGGTTTAGAATCTATCTTTTGAGAAATATGAACTTTTGGCAGATTAAGATCTCCCGAAACTGCTCGTGGAATTGGAGGAAGCTTCTCCGATTGAGAGATTATGTTCAGGTCTTCTTCTTCCACAAAATTGAAGACAGTAGGGGAACATCTCTTTGGTATGATAATTGGCATCCTTTAGGTCCTCTTGTTATCAATTGGGGTAGCCAGGCTTCCAAAAACTGCTTTGGTTTGCAATATTTAGAATGGTTCTAATTGGTGTTGGCCTAATAATTATTCTCATGAGTTGTTGGAAATTCAAATTTCTATGTCTAATATTGTGCCAAATCGTAGCTTGGGTGATTTGATTCGATGGACTCCTCCATCGTCTGGCATCTACTCTGCTGCTTCTGCTTGGGATACAATTCAGCAATCCAAGCCTATTTTATttacccccaaaaaaaaaaacagtaaataaaatcatatttttaaataGAGATACATTATTAAGATTACAAactaccataaattgattttgagttGAATGTTCTTATTAGTTCTTTATAGTATTATAGCAAAAAATGCCCATATCTTTCAACAACCACACGTTATCAACGCCATCTATGAGTAGTCCACATTGTAAATGATACTAATTTCATTATTGACTAACCCCAGATGCATCTACTTTCTTTATATTCGACTAAACATGTATAGCTAGGCGGAAAATGGTCAACAATATATTATGTGGATAAACTATAAAGAATATCTTAATCTAATCCTTGTGCGGATCATGATTGAACAATAAAGACTATAACACATGGATATTTCAGAGAGCCTCCACAGTCGCAATACTAGTCACTTTCACAGCATTACAAGGCAGCCACTGATCTATTTATCAACGCAAAGATTTTGTTTCCCTCACAATAAAAACGGGACAGGTGGGTACATTTTTAGTGTTAATATCCTTATCTTTCTCTAAAAGAATGTAACTGCAGTAATCAACAAAAAAGATCAAAGTGCCCCCGGATTGAGACCGACGGGGCTACTGCTTCACATATTTAAGACAATGCggttagccttttttttttcgctCTTTTAGCCCAAAATGTCAAGGCCGATTGGTGAATTTGAGCAATCTTTGTGTATGCGCAAGTGGAATGCGctctttttctttggttttcaggTTGAAggttttctatttatttatttatttattttttgtacggAGACCCAAACTTGGCACCTTCTTTTTTCTCccctttgtttctttttattgtgGACTCTTTAGTCATGACTGAGGATAATATTTGCCTAACCACtagaataatattttaattgtttaatcatatatatatacacacacacacatacataaagAAAGTGATTTGTGTGATCtgcttttcattttttctaaataatctaatttaatatcaaattagtcatctataaaattgaaatataaaatctcttacattttttttcaatttatttaaattagaagaaatgaaaataaacaaaacgaAGCAAGGAAGTCGTGCATAAGTTAGTGATAGATCACTTGGCTAACTAAAAGGTGCGGAAAATACGCGTGTCACAGTACTGACGTCCAATCTCATGTCTTGTAGTCAAATATCCCATTGAAAGCCGAAAGATGATAAGACGGCACTGGCATGGAATCAATATTGAGGCAGCGGATTCACttatcttttctcttttctcttttatcTTTAAATCCGTCTTCCATGCATGCATGATTTGGCATTCACAGAACCACTTTGGAGCGTCAAAGTAATGGTTGAAAAGAGCGTGGCAGATTTTGATGAGATTCTGAGAAAGGAAATCAAATTCCCCAACTCGCAAGATGTTTTGGAATCATCCCACAAAACAAGTGCAAAACCTATTCAAATTTCTCCCGGTTATCCAGAATGATGCTGCCGTATCCACATAAGTATAGCCAAACGGTGCGCAAAGTTGACACGTCACTTTGGCCTGACATGCTACTTTTGGAACATACGGCGGCGGATCATCAATTCTGAAATCCATGATTCGATGCTCACGGCGATTTTTATGATACATTTGTTGCATCATAATATTTCGGATTAGACTAACTTTCAAGTTTAAGTTAGACTATCGTGACTTGAACTAAACTAGATAAGAATAGTGAAGTGTTTGATGTACTATCGGACTAAATCACAGACTAAAATATTTTACTATTATTAATACATCTTTTTatctttaaaaaataaacaaattacaCCTATttttattaggaaaactaatgaaaagagcttgaaaactttgagttttaatgataaggacaaaataaaaggtaaagtgaatagtaccaggattgactttttagtgtaaaaatgtggtttttcgttaaagtgaacagtaccgggtgcttttcgttaaagttcccattttTATTTGACTCTCTCTCCCATgtctctttattttcttttttcatttgctCTAGTTCTTCACGTCCAGATTTGCTAAACTCAAACCAGAAAAAATCAAACCCatactttttcttcttttcatttgcTTTCTCTTGAATTCAAACctatatttatcttcttttaatttacttttctcttcaaatcaaacccagaaaaatccctttttttttttcaatttgtagaGGCTTCATTGATCATCGAATCTGCAAATCGACGAACTTGAGCTCCATTTGGTCCAAAGGGTCGAGCTTTGGCTCCTCCTTGGAACTGAAAACAACCCATTTCTTGAGCCTCAAAGGGAAATTTTGGGTTGTGCAAGAAAGTGAAGGAAGAAGACGAGTGCGAGTAAGAAAGAAAGGGGTAGTGTTGgtggtgagggagagagagaaaccgtcaatttctagagagagaatggaACAGCCAAGCTCATCAGACGAAGATCTGGGTTCTGGGCTTTGGGTTCTCTGTAATTCGAAATGAGTAGACGAAGATCTGGCGATTCTGGGTTCTCCATGATTCAAAATGACATGACTTGATTCTGGATTCTAGGTTCTCTGCAGTTCTGGGTTGGTGAGTGTAGGTGATGTTGGCAAAGCGAGCAGGCGAGGTCTTAGCAATCCCATGGTATTtagggggtctcgctaagacctccTAGTAACGGAGATAGTCCACACGAGTCTGACTTTATCCCATTAAACTTAGTCTGTGTAAGTAACAAACACAGGACTACACTAATGTGTAGTCCAGTCCAATCCAGTGAGGGTTAACGAGGccaaacaaacgcacccttaatgcTTTGGTTGTGTCCATGTTTCTAGGAATTTATCTGCCATCATTATACTGTAAATGTTTTCCCTTCTATATGTAGCTGCAGTCTACATACAAAGGTGTATATGTTAAAAGTCAGTCTACTCTTCCATAACAGCAAGTCACATAATTTCCTCGTTTGTTTTTCATGCCTAATTGTATCCTTaaagttttcctttattttctctAATCTTATTCTTTATACTATTTTCTTGAGCCAAGGCCGGCCACATGTGTATGTTTTTCATGCCATGTGTCGTTATTCAGTTGGTCAAGTTATATCATCTATTGGATGGAGAAAATAAGATATTGTTAATTAAATAGTAACTTGGGGATTATCATGCAGTATCTTTGATTGGATATGGTTATGAGTTCTTACTTGATTATGTTGATCTTCAATTAGAAAAgcttaaagataaggattagtTATTAATCCTCCCTTTAATTCCCTTGTCTTATCTCCTTGCCATTGGCCAGCAGAGCACTTAGGTCTTCAAGAGGGTTGAATTGATCGTGTAATAAATATGGACCTTGCCAGTTTAATAAGAGCATTCTAGTCAGTTGACAATAAAAGTTCACGTGTCAGCTCCAAAATTTTTTGGATTCTTTTTGTATCCACAAAGGGTATGCAGATGCAAATTAGGCAAGTTCTATCTTCGATCGACGATCCACATTTGGATACTTTACTTTTGTGGATGGTAATCTCGTTACTTGGAGAAGCTAGAAACAGAAAGTTGTTACTAAGTCAAGTGGAGAAGCTGAGTTTTgtggtatgtctcatggtgtatgtgagttattgtggttgaagaaattgctgagagatcttgggtttgAAACCAAGAGTTCTATGAAACTCCATTGTGATAACAAGACTACTATTGAGATTACTCATAATCTAATACAACATGATCTTACAAAAAATCAAAGATGGATCAACATTTCACcaaggaaaaattggatgttGGAGCTATTGCTTTTCCGTTTATGGGATTTGATCATCAACTCGATGATGTGCTCACTAAGGTTGTGTCTAGTAGTGTGTTTCCAACTCGTTTAACAAGTTGGGCATGCTTGATATCTTCGCTCCAACTTGATAGGAAGTGTTAAGAGTTACACACACACgggcgcacacacacacacacatattagtTAAAGGTAAATAGTAGTCTTGTCCTATATCGACAAAGTGCATATGTAATTGTTGAttctaaaaactaccaaacctacgtggcgcgcaagccgagtaattaataaactAACTACGTCCTATAGTtatgtgcggggcgtgccaactcgtcgactGAGCTCGGTcggggagtaaaatgtgttgatgttacATTAAGCACGCTCCTAACTTCTTGGTCTTATGATTGCagtcgaggaaggaacacgtcttagCCTTCGAGTTCTAAAGTCTGAAGACAAGGTTGATAGTTCAATATCAGATTCGGCTTttaatgtgccgaatgtagtaacctggtaacaacctcacttcgccgagaaggctaatgggatgacctctaccaacaaggacttaaaaatccttgtcgaccgagacttggataggtaatcaatcggTCGAgaagcagtgttgtttatccaaactgaaggtgctccttaATCGACTGATTATACGGCTCCAatgatgtttatccaaactgaagatattGCTAGTTGCCTttacaatgctgtttatccaaactgaagatgtgtcggcgggaaaaagaaaataaaaacctcaaggttgttgagaggtttcgcgtagagtgagagtttgtgtgttgaattggaagggGCTTCAATGATGCACACCTTCTCTATTTATAACAATAAACTCTCTCATGGCCGAGCTAGAACCACACTCGAATTAGGACTCCTTAACTTAATCTAACTAGGACTCAGCCAATTCTAATTCAACTAGGACTTTGAACCCACCTTTTAAATGAGCCAAATTCATCTTCCAAGTCCCAGCATCCCTAGGACTCTTTATCATACTATGTCTCGACTTCACCTTTATTCAAAATAATCCTCTTCGTATCAGGATTCGACCAACCTTGATAGGGCCGGTCTATGACAAGATTCTAAACACACCTTTGGACTGAGCATATTTCTGAGCTCGGCCCAAAATAacattttgggtccaaacattgccccctcgcttctaaGGTCTTCGACCTAGAAAACACCTGGCCGAAcctcgaccttgaagaagtgaaatcAAACCCTTAGTATATCATTGAAAAACAACGAAAAGTCTCGATATTCCATCCACTCAGATGCAGATCTTAATTTTGTGAGATGCCCTACCATGTGGCAATTCCTCAGCTTACTCATCTTCCTTTAATAATGACCCTCGAAACGTGTGACCAACGAAACGTCTCTTCTCCATTAAATCTGCCATCACACGCAAACAGGCATCCTTAAACCAAGAAATCTTCGGTCATTTCACCTAGATTTTTTGACTACCCATCATGATTATCAGATTCACTAGTCGATTTTACCCCCTATTTAAAAATCAAACGGTTGATCTTCTGCCCataatgcctataaatacccGACTCTTCTTCATTCATATTTTACATTTTCCGAACTCTTGAATCTCTTGCCATTTGTTCTCATAACCCAGAGAATCTCAAACCTAGAAAATCCCTTGATTCCAACACCTTTATTACCAAGCTTTCTAAGGAGTGCACCAAGTGCAAGGACTTCATCAACCGAAGTGTTATCAAATGCTACCCACCAAATCTTGGGACCACTTTTCAAAGATGTTGTCCCAAAGGCCATCACCGAAATGCTCAAGGTTCACTGATTATAACCCTTGCTCCAAGGGTATGATTGGTTGAGGTGGGAATTGGCCAGGCCTCAAGGAGCTTGGCCCTTGACCCCTACATCCTGAGTAGCTTGGGTTGAACGAATGGAAAAATTCTTCAGCACAGAGTGGAAAACTCTTGACATTTATGATGATATCAAGCTCTCAACTATTGAGATTGTAATGGACCAGGAACTTCTCACGGCAACCTTGAGTTTTTGGTGCTCAGCCACCAACACAACAGTACTCCCCATCGACCTTATTGGCTCAACCGTGCTCAACATATCGGCCGTCCTTAGCACTTTTCCATCTAGTTTTCCAGTTAATACCATTCTTTTTGGGTATCAATTCGACTTAGACCTTAAATCTTTATTCGACGAGTGTGTCGTCGAGGCCCTAAAGAAGAAAGACCAAGAACCCTCAAAAGAAGAAGTCCAAAAGCtgcacaagaacttcttcaactacaacactCTCATCCACCACTTTGTTGGTCGAGGGGAGGAAAACCTTTGGAAAGGGGAACATGAATCCTTCCTATTCGACTTATACAACAAATTTATTGTTTGTACCAAGTCAAATAAATGTTTGATCGAAAATAAGCCAGTGGACGTGTTACACCCTACccccattttatttaaaaatggtttttagtttttaattggtgagcccaaggggcccacccttgattttttttgttcccCCGAGTCTCTTATCTCTTCCATCTCAGTcctctttttcttccctttccTTGTGCCCTCTCTCTACACTTTCTTTTATCTCTCCAGCGCCGAAAAGGAAACCACCACCACCCATTCTATTTTCaaccaaaccaaaaacccaaaaatctaAACCTCAAACCTTTGGGACATGGCGAATCATGGCGAATCCACCTGTAGCCTTGCAGGTGTCATCAAAGCACCTCTATATGCTCTGCCATTAACGCAGAGAGCTTGAGCTCTCTCAAACTCCATCTCAGGTATGGTTTAATCCCTCTCTTGATTAGTGTGGGTTATAATCTGGCCTATGATGCgtgtttatataaaaaaatataagggTTTAAACCCTGTTTTGAATATGTGCATGCATGTTCGGTTCCGAAGATGAACTCTGGCGAGTTCATGGGTGTGTGTTATGCAGTGTTCGTGGGTGTGTGCTATGCAATGTTCATGGGTGTGTAAGGTGCCGTAAGTGTGGGTGTATGTTGTgttgtgtatgtatgtgtgtgttgtacgtgtgtgtatgtgttgtgcatgtgtgtgttcaTGTGTTGTgcatgtgtgagtgtgtgtggtgCCCGTGTGTATATGTGTGTTGTGCCGTGCGTGCGTGTGGGTGTGTGAGTGTATTGTGTGTGCGTAtatgtgtgtgcatgtgtgttgtgcatgcatgcatacatgtgtgtgtgtgtgcgtgctagcgtgtgtgtgtgtgttttgtgggtTTAGGCTGAAGCCCAAACTACCCCATTTGTTCCTAACtattcaaacccaaaacccaataggtCATAACcttatttaacctaaacctaaaccctaatccggatcCAAACCTAAGACCCAtttccatttcttgaaattctatagttgggtagtttgataaattgtacatttttgttctaaggtgaagttgctagtggggATTTCCTTAATCATTTTCCGCACAACTCTGCTGctacggagtatctgtgagtggaccccttctaaaatttgcataattttatagtttatttgcataaatgaaatgcatgccttaagagtttatgaactgattttatgtgaagcatgtttattgaaatgttgtttatcgtctcgttttttgtgaggaattaattgttggcctatattgagctatattttaatatatcgtatttttctataaaaaccatgaactggtagactatctgatggatgacgataggatgctagaacatgttttagaaacccttatttataatatagacgatggatgactttatactataaagtggttatttatgagaggcgtaactatttatgcgtacctagtggacactatgtcGCCTAGgacgaggatctggtgttggtaGATAGGCcgagagaaataatccctagctacgggctgagggacatggagcaggcattgggcctgGAGTTGGTAAGAGACCACGGTGCTGGCATAGGGCCtagagttatatttattcagtgatcttactagcagTACATCGCGCTACGAGACGATATGTGAGatgtttaatattttgttttccatgatatgtcttttgagatatttttggcatgctagggttttcaataaactaatcacttattatgctagtagttttctttatataaactatgagggttagtatcttgataactgttttattattattgtatatatgaacttggtccactcacctttgttttgcacccccatTCAGGTTTTAGAAACGAGGACTATGACAatgtacgaggcattcccctaccattAGCAGTCTATCACtcacttgtgtgatatcttgtaatgatctttccttttgtgATCTTGAATTAGGATGTTTTCTGTGCACTCTAAACATttccttaaactttgtttattacCTTTAGATTCTAATGATTATTCATGCTTATTTCctcctaatcattactcttgtattcaataaatggctttcgtcaccatCAGGTGTTgaccagcacgtgcctatcttggtattcggggaatatcgagGTGGGGACatgtcagattggtatcagagcatggttagGGTTTCTTTCCACCAATTTGGTAAATTTCAGCCTTTCTAAATCTTGTTGTCCTTGTCAGAATCATGGCTAATCCTGGTGGGAATGTGCCTCAACAACCTTGTTCTTCTATAATTGGGGGAATCCAACAGTTTACCTCTGCATTAATGAATGTTCTTTCGGGTCATAGGTTGAATTGGACGTATATTGAAATCGTTAGAAGTCATGAAGTTACTGAGTTGAAATCTGTGGGAAATTGTGAAGAGGTTAAGCAGTGGTTAGAGAAAATGGAAGATACTCTGGAGGCTATAAAGTGTCCACTAAATGAGTGGGCAAACACTGTAACTTTTTTCATTAAGGGTGATGCTAGGAGTTGGTGGAAATCAATGAAGGAATCTTGTCCACCTGGTTCTTGGATGACATGGTCTGCCTTCAGGAAATGTTTTATTACTTACTTTCTAAGCCCCAGTTACAGATTGAGGAAGAGGCATGAATATTTAGAGTTTCGACAGGGTGACCTC is from Malus sylvestris chromosome 5, drMalSylv7.2, whole genome shotgun sequence and encodes:
- the LOC126622589 gene encoding uncharacterized protein LOC126622589 — its product is MANPGGNVPQQPCSSIIGGIQQFTSALMNVLSGHRLNWTYIEIVRSHEVTELKSVGNCEEVKQWLEKMEDTLEAIKCPLNEWANTVTFFIKGDARSWWKSMKESCPPGSWMTWSAFRKCFITYFLSPSYRLRKRHEYLEFRQGDLSITEFDSTFRRLAKYHDGTYDNPQAQIDQAMLALN